The following proteins are encoded in a genomic region of Methanobrevibacter gottschalkii DSM 11977:
- a CDS encoding nuclease, whose amino-acid sequence MFEDERDNKIYNLIITNGFDTNKEYNQFTEKLYSKTDFLWKESMSGAYSTAGEEFYQKVDRIVLLAGLYNDNKELFEDLLIVSEKYEIPIVLVRPLGVEEVPIKLEEKAATIVGWNANCIIDAIKDAAETM is encoded by the coding sequence ATGTTTGAAGATGAAAGAGACAATAAAATTTACAATTTAATAATAACAAATGGATTTGACACAAACAAAGAATATAATCAGTTTACAGAAAAATTATACTCAAAGACAGATTTTTTATGGAAAGAATCCATGTCTGGAGCATATTCCACTGCCGGTGAAGAATTTTATCAAAAAGTAGATAGGATTGTTTTATTGGCCGGCCTTTATAATGATAATAAAGAACTTTTTGAAGATTTATTAATTGTAAGCGAAAAATATGAAATACCTATTGTTTTAGTTAGACCATTAGGTGTAGAAGAAGTCCCAATTAAATTAGAAGAAAAAGCAGCAACCATTGTTGGCTGGAATGCGAACTGCATAATTGATGCAATTAAAGATGCAGCTGAAACTATGTAA
- a CDS encoding Mur ligase family protein, producing MKAAVIGLGVEGKKAVNSLLNHGWEVYATDLNINVDLSGLNLPNLSLDVIDETQTVSIVGDGITLDLGFTNPYDIDQCDAVAISPSMFGGEFATKLLKNSNLLSDVVDKHKDIFTIGITGTNGKTTTVHMLKEILENAGKNVLVGGNGGGGFSGYYDLILEANEGEYDILLVEVCDMTLDFCKYCFDFDMIGLTNIGNDHMNVHKTIANYKNSLVRFFEGKTVFTAFNQDFNTDFKESSDKNIPYFEYQDELKLFGKFNLLNAGLATAIARELKIPKDVIKSTLSEFNAVEGRLDVYKINNVSVYVGKTDNSDALTSILSEKDFYAIFIGTPRHNEIHRLDILDAAVRYNPEVIVLFPGLDDTLDMAVYRLNSLGYMGNIITVNSLDEIIELVAEYSHEDAILIGGNGQDTLINIQERIKLISENL from the coding sequence ATGAAAGCAGCAGTAATTGGATTAGGCGTAGAAGGAAAAAAAGCAGTAAACTCTCTTTTAAATCATGGATGGGAAGTTTATGCCACTGATTTGAATATTAATGTTGATTTATCTGGTTTAAATCTACCAAATTTGTCACTTGATGTAATTGATGAAACTCAAACAGTTTCAATTGTTGGAGATGGCATAACTCTTGATTTAGGTTTTACAAATCCTTATGACATTGATCAGTGCGATGCAGTAGCAATTAGCCCTAGCATGTTTGGAGGAGAATTTGCAACAAAATTATTAAAAAATTCAAATTTACTAAGTGATGTTGTAGACAAACATAAAGATATTTTTACTATCGGAATTACAGGGACTAATGGCAAAACAACCACTGTACATATGTTAAAAGAAATCTTGGAAAATGCTGGTAAAAATGTTTTAGTTGGAGGAAATGGGGGTGGAGGATTTTCAGGTTATTATGACTTAATTCTTGAAGCTAATGAAGGGGAATATGATATATTGCTTGTAGAGGTATGTGATATGACTCTTGATTTCTGCAAATATTGTTTTGATTTTGACATGATTGGTCTTACTAATATTGGTAATGATCATATGAATGTTCATAAAACCATTGCCAACTATAAAAATTCTCTTGTTAGATTTTTTGAGGGAAAAACAGTATTCACTGCATTTAATCAAGATTTTAACACTGATTTTAAAGAATCTAGCGATAAAAACATTCCTTATTTTGAATATCAGGATGAATTAAAATTATTTGGCAAATTTAATTTACTTAATGCAGGTCTTGCAACAGCCATAGCAAGGGAATTGAAAATACCTAAAGATGTTATTAAATCAACACTTTCTGAATTTAATGCTGTTGAAGGCAGATTAGATGTTTACAAAATTAATAATGTTTCTGTTTATGTTGGAAAAACTGATAATTCCGATGCATTAACTTCAATTTTATCTGAAAAAGATTTTTATGCTATATTTATAGGCACGCCCCGCCATAATGAAATCCACAGATTGGATATTTTAGATGCTGCTGTTAGGTATAATCCGGAAGTTATTGTATTATTCCCTGGATTGGATGATACTCTGGACATGGCGGTTTATAGATTAAATTCCCTCGGTTATATGGGGAATATCATTACGGTAAATTCTCTTGATGAAATTATCGAATTAGTTGCTGAGTATTCACATGAGGATGCTATATTAATAGGGGGCAATGGTCAAGATACTCTTATTAATATTCAAGAAAGAATTAAGTTAATTTCTGAAAATTTATAG